From Helicobacter sp. MIT 05-5293, one genomic window encodes:
- a CDS encoding GTPase, with amino-acid sequence MPYDKRDSAIDIEEKLLRKIFQDSMSKASEEELRNIVKDLSPSFDFKDALKSINDKKEFVDQLLQIISQGKSTIFIISDILASLTIQKATTTASGFVATSALANLGLSRMVGAINPIFFAASSLWLINDVAGPAYRVTIPAVIQIAFLRQMLKERKREMERIEENLEPTEIFSALYSHFFSNIKLNLMIVGGTGVGKSSTINALVGEEVMKIGEGATPETQTIKEIKITNNLVVWDTPGLGESAEADRRHAEEIGKKLREKNEKGEALIDLVLVILDGRTRDYGTAISIINDTILPAIENEEKRILIAINKCDSVDDDREGYIKNGYKPTEKQIKYLNDYMENVKKRIDIEVEPIYYSAGKARDGEQERPYNIDKLRFLFAERFPRKKRLVARQETKKAIMGENESDKQYKAINERNFFSDIIDWVKENKDEILGFVATAAAPIIKKIKKKGVVEWITGIFK; translated from the coding sequence ATGCCTTATGATAAGAGGGATTCTGCAATAGATATAGAGGAGAAATTACTTAGAAAAATCTTTCAAGATTCTATGTCTAAAGCAAGTGAGGAAGAGCTAAGAAATATAGTAAAAGACTTATCCCCATCTTTTGATTTTAAAGATGCTCTTAAAAGCATTAATGATAAGAAAGAATTTGTGGATCAACTTCTGCAAATAATATCACAAGGTAAATCTACTATTTTTATCATTTCAGACATACTGGCAAGTCTCACAATTCAAAAAGCCACTACAACGGCTTCTGGATTTGTGGCAACAAGCGCATTAGCAAATCTTGGCTTAAGCAGGATGGTTGGTGCTATAAATCCTATATTCTTCGCAGCATCTTCTCTTTGGTTGATAAATGATGTAGCAGGTCCTGCCTATCGTGTAACAATACCTGCTGTGATTCAAATAGCATTTTTGCGTCAAATGCTGAAAGAAAGGAAAAGGGAAATGGAGAGGATTGAAGAGAATCTTGAACCCACAGAAATATTTTCTGCATTGTATTCTCACTTTTTTTCTAATATAAAATTAAATCTAATGATAGTAGGCGGCACAGGTGTAGGAAAAAGCTCCACAATCAATGCGCTAGTCGGAGAAGAAGTGATGAAAATTGGTGAGGGTGCAACCCCAGAAACACAAACAATTAAAGAAATTAAAATCACTAATAATCTTGTCGTATGGGATACTCCCGGACTTGGTGAAAGTGCTGAAGCAGATAGACGACACGCGGAGGAGATTGGTAAGAAATTGCGCGAAAAAAATGAAAAAGGAGAGGCTCTTATTGATTTGGTATTGGTAATCCTTGATGGGCGGACTAGAGATTATGGGACAGCGATTTCTATCATTAATGACACAATCCTACCTGCAATTGAAAATGAAGAAAAAAGAATCTTGATTGCAATCAACAAATGCGATAGTGTTGATGATGATAGAGAAGGCTATATAAAAAATGGTTACAAGCCTACAGAGAAACAAATCAAATATTTAAATGATTATATGGAAAATGTTAAAAAACGAATCGATATTGAAGTGGAGCCGATTTACTATTCTGCGGGTAAAGCAAGAGATGGTGAGCAAGAACGTCCCTATAATATTGACAAATTGCGTTTCCTTTTTGCTGAAAGATTCCCAAGAAAAAAGCGATTAGTTGCTAGACAGGAAACAAAAAAGGCAATCATGGGGGAAAATGAGAGCGATAAACAATATAAAGCAATTAATGAGAGAAATTTTTTCAGTGACATCATAGACTGGGTTAAAGAAAATAAGGATGAGATACTTGGATTTGTAGCTACAGCAGCAGCCCCAATAATTAAAAAAATTAAAAAAAAGGGGGTGGTTGAGTGGATTACCGGAATATTTAAATGA
- a CDS encoding HTH domain-containing protein has product MASQHDTIGIRLSQMLRYFLSGEKMSAREFAKEFGVSLRTIQRDLNTRLGFLPLQKDAQGRLFLPKESLNKVGFQDVRNFAMLSGIYGLYPSLEDSFLEILLHPKDLQSHSLSSESYDSQPYLAQFAHSQKHISPPPQLFLNISY; this is encoded by the coding sequence ATGGCATCACAGCACGACACGATAGGAATCCGACTTAGCCAGATGCTTCGTTATTTTTTGAGCGGGGAGAAAATGAGTGCGAGGGAGTTTGCCAAAGAATTTGGTGTGAGTTTACGCACGATTCAAAGGGATTTAAATACGCGTTTGGGATTCTTGCCCTTGCAAAAAGACGCACAAGGCAGACTTTTCCTCCCTAAAGAATCCCTCAATAAAGTCGGATTCCAAGATGTTCGTAATTTTGCAATGCTTAGCGGGATATATGGGCTTTATCCGAGCTTGGAGGATAGTTTTTTGGAGATTCTTTTGCACCCTAAAGATTTGCAGTCTCATTCTTTATCTTCAGAATCTTATGATTCACAGCCATACCTAGCGCAATTTGCACACTCTCAAAAACATATATCACCCCCCCCCCAGCTGTTTCTAAACATTTCTTATTAA
- a CDS encoding fumarate hydratase has product MREVQFEDIKSAVAKLAIDACCIQTPDIKQAFAGAKKTEQSALGQNILDTLIENGKIAEGNMMPICQDTGMTVVFVDVGQDVHIVGGYLEDAINEGIKKGYTEGYLRKSVVEEPLYERKNTTNNSPAVIHTRIVKGDKLHLKVCPKGFGSENKSVLKMLVPADGIDGVKKVFTEAVKLAGPNACPPMVIGVGIGGTMEKAAILAKQAAVREIDSKNPDPRYAKLEEELLEIANKTGVGPQGLGGTTTAFTVNVEWYPTHIAGLPVAVNINCHAARHADIEL; this is encoded by the coding sequence ATGAGAGAGGTGCAATTTGAAGATATTAAGTCTGCTGTTGCAAAGCTAGCGATTGATGCCTGTTGCATTCAGACACCAGACATCAAACAAGCCTTTGCAGGTGCAAAAAAGACCGAGCAGTCGGCACTTGGGCAAAACATTCTTGACACATTGATTGAAAATGGCAAGATTGCAGAGGGCAATATGATGCCAATCTGCCAAGATACCGGTATGACCGTGGTTTTTGTCGATGTGGGGCAAGATGTGCATATCGTGGGTGGATACCTTGAAGACGCAATCAACGAGGGTATCAAAAAGGGCTACACAGAGGGCTATTTGCGCAAGTCGGTTGTTGAAGAGCCGCTGTATGAGCGCAAAAACACCACAAACAACTCGCCTGCGGTGATTCATACCCGCATTGTCAAGGGCGATAAGCTGCATCTCAAAGTCTGCCCCAAAGGCTTTGGGAGCGAGAACAAGAGCGTGCTAAAAATGCTTGTGCCTGCTGATGGGATTGATGGTGTCAAAAAAGTCTTTACTGAAGCAGTCAAGCTTGCAGGACCAAACGCTTGCCCCCCAATGGTGATTGGCGTGGGCATTGGCGGGACGATGGAAAAAGCGGCGATTCTCGCCAAACAAGCGGCGGTGCGCGAGATTGATTCGAAAAATCCAGACCCTCGTTATGCAAAGCTTGAAGAAGAGTTGCTCGAGATTGCAAACAAAACGGGCGTTGGACCACAAGGGCTTGGCGGCACAACAACCGCATTCACCGTGAATGTTGAGTGGTATCCAACCCATATTGCGGGGCTTCCTGTGGCTGTGAATATCAATTGCCACGCGGCACGACACGCTGATATTGAACTTTAA
- a CDS encoding Fe-S-containing hydro-lyase, which translates to MAEPKKITAPLSKEVAKSLKAGESVLISGTILCARDAAHKVLTETLARGEKLPVDLSGETIYYLGPTPAKPGNAIGSAGPTTSGRMDKYTPTIIEQGIHGMIGKGYRSKEVIDAMVKHGVVYMVAVGGAAALISKCITKYEVLAYPELGPEAVARLTIENFPAIVAIDAQGNNYYEVGQAPYKKI; encoded by the coding sequence ATGGCAGAACCAAAAAAAATCACTGCACCTTTGAGCAAAGAAGTTGCAAAGAGCCTCAAGGCAGGCGAAAGCGTGTTGATTAGCGGGACGATTCTCTGTGCGCGTGATGCGGCGCATAAGGTGCTTACCGAGACCCTTGCGCGGGGCGAAAAGCTCCCTGTGGATTTGAGCGGCGAGACGATTTATTATCTTGGACCAACGCCCGCAAAGCCGGGCAACGCGATTGGCAGCGCAGGACCAACCACAAGCGGGCGAATGGACAAATACACCCCAACGATTATCGAGCAGGGAATCCACGGCATGATTGGCAAGGGCTACCGCAGCAAAGAGGTTATTGATGCTATGGTCAAGCATGGCGTGGTGTATATGGTGGCTGTGGGCGGTGCAGCGGCACTTATCTCGAAATGTATCACCAAATATGAAGTTTTGGCTTACCCCGAGCTTGGACCCGAGGCTGTAGCGCGGCTCACGATTGAGAACTTCCCCGCGATTGTCGCAATTGACGCGCAAGGGAATAACTACTATGAGGTCGGACAAGCGCCGTATAAGAAGATTTAA
- a CDS encoding HP0729 family protein, with translation MPKENLHLLILYNPYYQSDVIESHLEILKREGKVAFGKVKSKLRQNVQSPHIEMKSLEVRTSDSINAQSTESASLDSQYMEISRESKLVDSQSLSLESLEKSISPINPLQLFLSDYANLFVCKITHISPTPSATAPMYYAQKGLDVEWWFCIEDIRELVRNDFVRLRDYFLPNFTTPHNGNRTYALYGNDYTYPLFVRMKDEKDYFETCEIAHYHHIFKSQEQINMRHTLTNYVFAERLTHSMHPDTMDNLISAELEYQANKDNPLYDSTGIILWYAKSMEQEIEAFVRILLGGLTHQNPEILDINLKETTLSQWLKKECDYHLNIGSLGFLLRHILVRKTLESWRNDMPHKRDENPHKATKTRHEIYQFVCFTLPSFIERMQSIRNPAAHLSKPKIAEANVLRKMILGIEGSNILVDMLIAKEVLQQKDFSFFLPCDKSCRKGRVEYK, from the coding sequence ATGCCAAAAGAGAATCTGCACCTTTTGATCCTCTATAATCCCTACTATCAAAGCGATGTGATTGAATCTCATTTGGAGATTTTAAAGCGTGAGGGTAAAGTCGCCTTTGGCAAGGTCAAATCTAAGCTTCGTCAAAATGTGCAATCCCCGCATATAGAGATGAAGTCTTTGGAGGTGAGAACTTCAGATTCTATAAACGCACAAAGCACAGAATCTGCAAGTTTGGATTCTCAATACATGGAAATCAGTAGAGAATCTAAACTTGTAGATTCTCAATCGCTAAGCCTAGAATCCCTTGAGAAAAGTATTTCTCCCATAAATCCTTTGCAACTTTTTTTGAGCGATTATGCGAATTTATTTGTGTGCAAGATTACGCATATTTCGCCTACACCTAGTGCCACTGCACCGATGTATTATGCCCAAAAGGGCTTAGATGTAGAGTGGTGGTTTTGTATTGAGGATATACGCGAACTCGTGCGCAATGACTTTGTGCGTTTGAGGGATTATTTTTTGCCAAATTTCACCACGCCACACAATGGAAATCGCACCTATGCGCTCTATGGCAATGACTACACCTATCCGCTGTTTGTGCGTATGAAAGATGAGAAAGACTATTTCGAGACTTGCGAGATTGCGCATTATCATCATATCTTTAAGAGCCAAGAGCAAATCAATATGCGACACACACTCACAAACTATGTCTTTGCAGAGCGTCTCACGCATAGTATGCACCCAGATACGATGGATAATCTCATCAGCGCAGAACTAGAATATCAAGCAAACAAAGACAATCCGCTCTATGATAGCACAGGGATTATTTTGTGGTATGCAAAGAGTATGGAGCAAGAGATTGAGGCATTTGTGAGGATTCTCTTAGGTGGGCTGACACATCAGAATCCAGAGATTTTGGACATTAATCTTAAAGAGACGACACTTAGCCAATGGCTCAAAAAAGAGTGCGATTATCATCTCAACATTGGGAGTTTGGGCTTTCTTTTAAGGCACATACTTGTAAGGAAAACCTTAGAATCATGGCGTAATGATATGCCTCACAAACGCGATGAGAATCCGCACAAAGCGACTAAAACTCGCCACGAGATTTATCAATTTGTATGCTTTACCTTGCCTAGCTTTATCGAGCGTATGCAGTCTATCCGCAATCCAGCCGCACATTTGTCAAAGCCAAAGATTGCTGAAGCAAATGTGCTGCGCAAGATGATACTAGGCATCGAGGGAAGTAATATCCTTGTGGATATGCTGATTGCAAAAGAAGTCTTGCAACAAAAGGATTTTAGCTTCTTTTTACCTTGCGACAAATCCTGTCGCAAGGGTAGGGTAGAATATAAATGA
- the flgB gene encoding flagellar basal body rod protein FlgB yields the protein MAIADISKAYSVVYKALDYRSIRQDMIASNIANVDTPFYRPKDVNFEQYLSRENKKIFGNAERSYKLDIAKTSPRHLDSKLFNKPDSATFFWRDGHMAKNDANSVDLDVETSEMGKNSTMYLALTSALKRHKGIFSYAIDSGRNI from the coding sequence ATGGCTATTGCAGATATATCCAAAGCCTATTCTGTAGTGTATAAAGCACTTGATTATCGCTCCATTCGTCAAGATATGATTGCATCAAACATTGCTAATGTCGATACGCCTTTTTATCGTCCTAAAGATGTCAATTTTGAGCAATATTTATCACGAGAAAATAAAAAAATCTTTGGCAATGCAGAGCGAAGTTATAAGCTTGATATAGCAAAAACTTCTCCAAGGCATTTGGATTCTAAGCTTTTTAACAAGCCTGATAGTGCGACATTTTTTTGGCGTGATGGGCATATGGCTAAAAATGATGCTAATAGTGTGGATTTAGATGTTGAAACAAGTGAAATGGGGAAAAATAGCACGATGTATCTTGCGCTTACAAGTGCATTGAAGCGACATAAGGGAATCTTTAGCTATGCGATAGATTCAGGTAGAAATATTTAA
- the fliE gene encoding flagellar hook-basal body complex protein FliE: MANQFGVIRNDIQHIGSSAKVDATQPKQEGLDFVKVLKDSVQEVNLEQQTSEKALADMASGQVKDLHQAAIAINRAENSMKVMLEVRNKAINAYKEILRTQI, from the coding sequence ATGGCAAATCAATTTGGTGTTATTAGAAATGACATTCAACACATCGGCTCTTCTGCTAAAGTAGATGCGACTCAACCGAAGCAAGAAGGTTTAGATTTTGTCAAGGTTCTTAAAGATTCTGTGCAAGAAGTGAATCTTGAACAACAAACTTCAGAGAAAGCTCTTGCAGATATGGCAAGCGGACAAGTAAAAGATTTGCATCAAGCAGCAATTGCTATCAATCGTGCTGAAAATAGTATGAAAGTGATGCTAGAAGTAAGAAATAAAGCGATTAATGCCTACAAAGAAATTCTAAGAACCCAGATTTAA
- the flgC gene encoding flagellar basal body rod protein FlgC gives MFLSSFDISGYGLSAQRVRVNTISSNIANANTTRTDEGGPYRRREVVFKAFDFNKVLNDKLGKNNNLLKYEDPLNEGDLGKEPKPAIMSVYIQKIARDDREPIMKYDPSHPDANSEGYVAYPNINPVVEMADLIEATRAYQANVAAFQSAKNMASNAITMFQA, from the coding sequence ATGTTTTTATCAAGCTTTGATATTAGCGGTTATGGGCTTTCTGCTCAACGTGTGCGTGTCAATACAATCTCTTCTAATATTGCAAATGCAAACACCACTCGCACAGATGAGGGTGGTCCTTATCGAAGACGCGAAGTCGTGTTTAAGGCGTTTGATTTTAATAAGGTTTTAAATGATAAATTGGGAAAAAACAACAATTTATTAAAATATGAAGATCCTTTGAACGAGGGAGACTTGGGAAAAGAACCAAAACCTGCTATAATGAGCGTGTATATTCAAAAAATCGCTAGAGATGACAGAGAGCCTATTATGAAATACGATCCTAGCCACCCAGATGCAAATTCTGAAGGTTATGTCGCTTATCCTAATATTAATCCTGTTGTCGAAATGGCCGATTTAATAGAAGCAACACGAGCTTATCAAGCAAATGTTGCAGCATTTCAAAGTGCGAAGAATATGGCAAGTAATGCAATTACCATGTTTCAAGCATAA
- a CDS encoding 3-methyladenine DNA glycosylase, producing MDSSFDLLLALKKLHLLESSPSWWWQNHGSFEVVISAILVQNTQWEKVQKMLDSMRSAGILSANPQKDSQKDLEYIASIESQLLASHIIGLQMQKSTRIVRLACQILKDFGSFESFQHSVDSEWLLQQKGIGLESAYAILNYACLREVMVVDRYTYKLLCALGWEIENYEELREFCERGIRENLEEVYKLYPSDMSLAQIFARFHGKIVEFSKAKLSPALLQ from the coding sequence ATTGATTCAAGCTTTGATTTACTCCTTGCACTCAAAAAACTCCACCTTTTAGAATCTTCCCCTAGTTGGTGGTGGCAAAATCATGGAAGCTTTGAAGTCGTAATCAGTGCGATTTTGGTGCAAAACACTCAATGGGAAAAAGTGCAAAAAATGCTTGATTCTATGCGGAGTGCAGGGATTTTGAGTGCCAATCCGCAAAAGGATTCTCAAAAAGACCTAGAGTATATTGCGAGTATAGAATCCCAACTCCTTGCAAGTCATATCATTGGATTGCAGATGCAAAAATCCACACGCATTGTGCGATTAGCCTGTCAGATTCTTAAAGATTTTGGCTCATTTGAATCCTTTCAACATAGCGTAGATTCTGAATGGTTATTACAACAGAAAGGTATCGGGCTAGAGAGTGCGTATGCGATTTTAAACTATGCGTGTTTGCGCGAAGTAATGGTGGTTGATCGCTATACCTATAAACTTTTGTGTGCTTTGGGTTGGGAGATAGAAAACTATGAAGAATTACGAGAATTTTGCGAGAGAGGGATTAGAGAGAATCTTGAAGAAGTCTATAAATTATACCCTAGTGATATGAGTTTGGCGCAAATTTTTGCGCGTTTCCATGGCAAGATCGTAGAGTTTAGCAAGGCTAAACTCTCCCCTGCCTTGTTGCAATAA
- a CDS encoding tetratricopeptide repeat protein yields MSEQITDVSTALQLANHLYQNQRYHECVEICIRILSVDYSNAEVWNLAGIVMLELRIFDRAVEYLQEASNLAPLQFSYTINLAEAYRRWGNPQKCVELLLHLLRTHSALQSHSTLHFNLAKAYSDMEDSDHSIKHYTIAIKLDPNDLGAMFNLANAQVNLKHFGEAIELYLSAFSKGFLDAGVNLANTYVQIGLFGKGIEVYESIYEHYKHDADFLFNYANALNYAHADFEKTKKSYDAAIAINPNKVDYYINYAHFHFKNHRFAEGFRIYEERKKYPDMLPKGVANLWQGESLEHKRILVYYEQGFGDTLMFSRFLLKVLPIAQDVVFLVQEPLVEIFRRLGIKTYARLDEVNQSQIDIAISLLSLPLALNVSSVQDLKPTTSLELLAREFYLAKKDSRFKVGICFNTDSAFKEAMNKNIPLDKMMEAFADLEGVEIHSLNKSGIDKHSQKAFHITDRSNDMANFLDTSKIIEEMDLIISIDTALAHLSASMGKHTIVLLNKRYDWRWGNGVSTPWYDDVVCMTQSKMGSWESVVKNLKTYLKSTIHALKA; encoded by the coding sequence ATGTCAGAGCAAATAACCGATGTCTCGACCGCTTTGCAACTCGCAAATCATCTCTATCAGAATCAACGTTATCATGAGTGCGTTGAAATATGTATTAGGATATTAAGCGTAGATTATAGCAACGCTGAAGTATGGAATCTTGCCGGTATTGTGATGCTAGAGCTTCGGATATTTGATCGTGCTGTGGAGTATCTACAAGAGGCGAGTAATCTTGCACCTTTGCAATTTAGCTATACTATCAATCTTGCTGAAGCTTATCGGCGGTGGGGTAATCCCCAAAAATGTGTCGAATTACTTTTGCATCTTCTTCGCACTCATTCTGCTTTGCAATCCCACTCTACCTTGCATTTTAATCTCGCTAAGGCATATTCGGATATGGAAGATTCTGATCATTCTATCAAACATTACACGATTGCTATCAAGCTTGATCCTAATGATTTGGGGGCGATGTTTAATCTTGCCAATGCACAAGTTAATCTTAAGCATTTTGGTGAGGCGATTGAGCTTTATTTGAGTGCATTTTCTAAGGGATTCTTAGATGCGGGTGTGAATCTTGCTAATACCTATGTGCAAATCGGACTTTTTGGCAAAGGCATAGAGGTGTATGAATCTATTTATGAGCATTACAAGCACGATGCTGATTTTTTATTTAACTACGCTAATGCCCTAAATTATGCCCATGCTGATTTTGAAAAAACAAAAAAATCATATGATGCGGCGATTGCCATTAATCCCAACAAGGTTGATTATTATATTAATTATGCGCATTTTCATTTTAAAAATCATCGTTTTGCAGAGGGTTTTAGAATCTATGAAGAGCGCAAAAAATATCCCGATATGCTTCCAAAGGGTGTCGCTAATCTTTGGCAAGGTGAAAGTTTGGAGCATAAGAGAATCTTGGTTTATTATGAGCAAGGCTTTGGGGATACTTTGATGTTTTCGCGGTTTTTGCTTAAAGTTTTGCCGATTGCTCAAGATGTGGTTTTCCTCGTGCAAGAGCCACTTGTTGAGATTTTTAGGCGGCTTGGTATCAAGACTTATGCTCGTCTTGATGAGGTTAATCAAAGTCAAATTGACATTGCCATTTCACTCTTGTCCTTGCCTTTGGCTCTTAATGTCTCATCAGTGCAGGATTTAAAGCCTACAACCTCACTAGAGTTATTGGCACGCGAATTTTATCTTGCGAAGAAAGATTCTCGCTTTAAAGTAGGGATTTGTTTTAATACAGATTCTGCCTTCAAAGAAGCAATGAATAAGAATATCCCTTTAGATAAAATGATGGAAGCATTTGCCGATTTAGAGGGAGTAGAGATACATTCTTTAAATAAATCAGGCATCGACAAACATTCTCAAAAGGCATTTCACATCACCGATCGCAGTAATGATATGGCAAACTTTTTGGATACTTCTAAGATTATTGAAGAAATGGATTTAATCATCAGCATCGACACAGCATTAGCGCATTTAAGCGCGAGTATGGGAAAACATACGATTGTCCTTTTAAACAAACGTTACGATTGGCGTTGGGGCAATGGTGTGAGCACACCATGGTATGATGATGTAGTGTGTATGACGCAGAGTAAAATGGGAAGCTGGGAGAGCGTAGTAAAAAATCTTAAAACCTATCTCAAAAGCACGATTCACGCTTTAAAGGCATAA
- a CDS encoding WYL domain-containing protein, with amino-acid sequence MHQAILTSSNLSFTYKDKKRDVSPYALLNNSGVWYLLADEGGTLKHFSLRHIINLTLQDTHFTIDSKIQELIDKSNTTWINQCTKEATLQVDKRAREYFLRKKFIASSRIAAEDSHALYVECQYSYDDEILNLAKMFLPFIRILEPQALQERLEEEMRGYLEAKQ; translated from the coding sequence ATTCATCAGGCGATTTTGACATCAAGCAATCTTAGCTTTACCTATAAAGATAAAAAGCGTGATGTTAGCCCTTACGCACTTTTAAATAATAGCGGTGTATGGTATCTTTTAGCCGATGAGGGAGGCACTCTAAAGCACTTTTCACTTCGTCATATTATCAATCTCACGCTTCAAGACACGCATTTTACTATTGATTCAAAGATTCAAGAGCTCATTGATAAAAGCAATACGACTTGGATTAATCAATGCACAAAAGAGGCGACTTTGCAAGTCGATAAAAGGGCTAGAGAATATTTCTTGCGTAAGAAGTTTATAGCAAGTTCTAGAATCGCCGCAGAAGATTCTCATGCCCTGTATGTAGAGTGTCAATACAGCTATGATGATGAGATTCTAAATCTTGCAAAGATGTTTTTGCCCTTTATCAGAATCTTAGAGCCACAAGCATTGCAAGAAAGACTAGAAGAGGAGATGCGTGGGTATTTGGAGGCAAAGCAATGA
- a CDS encoding DUF2972 domain-containing protein, with protein sequence MLIFLIRGNVKKKLFGGGGGIESLKSCLQYTAYNPHTKESYKTSTPNLDRMIFDIDWRKNGTGMHTLFITQRLVQSLPNITEVHYVDMSEISKDRAFDTMKALSEKFGFAPPQDRHYFEGKMYGDLQPFMPIRFHIEELDATILINLKQWFQRGEIDKTEELMPLAYQNHEDFGHLKIYVDCKDSVKFSSSESIVLAQAQITRIFKTLEQEIRHKNDIKVSEEDVLEYLRVNPHLAKDLKIILDEELQDLKVKRPDIIASWKYYLAFESFC encoded by the coding sequence GTGTTAATTTTCCTTATCAGAGGGAATGTAAAGAAGAAGTTATTCGGGGGGGGGGGGGGTATAGAATCCCTTAAAAGCTGCCTACAATACACTGCTTACAATCCTCACACAAAAGAATCTTATAAAACTTCCACGCCAAACCTCGATCGTATGATATTTGATATTGATTGGAGAAAAAACGGCACAGGAATGCACACACTTTTCATCACCCAGCGACTTGTTCAGTCTTTGCCTAATATCACAGAAGTGCATTATGTTGATATGAGCGAGATAAGCAAGGATAGAGCCTTTGACACGATGAAAGCACTAAGTGAAAAATTTGGTTTTGCACCACCTCAAGATAGGCATTATTTTGAGGGGAAAATGTATGGCGATTTGCAGCCTTTTATGCCTATTCGTTTTCATATCGAAGAATTGGACGCTACGATTTTGATTAATCTTAAACAATGGTTTCAACGAGGGGAAATTGATAAAACAGAAGAGTTGATGCCTTTAGCCTACCAAAATCACGAAGACTTTGGGCATTTGAAGATTTATGTTGATTGCAAAGATTCTGTAAAATTTTCTTCTTCAGAATCTATTGTTTTGGCACAAGCGCAAATCACAAGGATTTTTAAGACTTTGGAGCAAGAAATAAGACATAAAAATGACATTAAAGTGAGTGAAGAAGATGTATTGGAGTATTTGAGGGTAAATCCTCATTTGGCAAAGGATCTAAAAATAATCTTAGATGAAGAATTGCAGGATTTGAAAGTCAAGCGACCCGATATTATTGCATCTTGGAAATATTATCTAGCTTTTGAGAGTTTTTGTTAA